One part of the Sulfolobus tengchongensis genome encodes these proteins:
- a CDS encoding type I-D CRISPR-associated protein Csc1, translating to MIYKVTLKVEGILIFSSEVRPAIIQGDPLGSYITPLPYIHNYPLIYGIIGKSSEAYFVIPSMHLANYTERGGETELNYTSVKAVIEEAKKGKGFYIYPAIPKKIITSSFLMSSESWTYWLLRGKTKNVFPRLTSYTAFMPESEFVTYMVSKKGFIPPEWIRIGKKRWGIMRVEVEEVKLQKKEKKSDCLTSIPVNFKDTTEFGYEVKSFSKVLETPSSEEGLIGWVTLEECWNVVGKVNQETVNLELPFPNESFISED from the coding sequence ATGATTTACAAAGTCACTCTTAAGGTTGAAGGTATTCTCATTTTTTCCTCTGAGGTTAGACCAGCAATAATTCAAGGTGACCCTTTAGGTTCTTACATTACGCCCTTACCTTACATTCACAATTACCCCCTAATATATGGTATAATAGGCAAAAGCTCAGAAGCCTATTTCGTAATTCCTTCCATGCATTTAGCTAATTATACTGAGAGAGGTGGTGAAACTGAATTAAATTATACCAGTGTGAAGGCTGTAATTGAAGAGGCTAAAAAAGGGAAAGGCTTTTACATTTATCCGGCAATACCTAAAAAGATAATAACGTCCTCGTTCTTAATGTCTTCTGAAAGCTGGACTTACTGGTTACTTAGAGGGAAAACAAAAAATGTCTTTCCAAGATTAACGAGTTATACCGCATTCATGCCAGAGAGTGAGTTCGTAACATATATGGTAAGCAAGAAGGGCTTCATTCCACCAGAGTGGATAAGGATTGGAAAGAAGAGATGGGGAATAATGAGAGTTGAAGTAGAAGAAGTTAAACTTCAGAAAAAAGAGAAGAAGAGCGATTGTTTAACCTCAATACCAGTAAACTTTAAGGATACTACTGAGTTTGGCTACGAGGTAAAAAGCTTCTCTAAAGTACTAGAAACGCCTTCATCTGAAGAAGGGCTAATAGGTTGGGTAACACTTGAAGAGTGTTGGAATGTAGTTGGTAAAGTGAATCAGGAGACAGTAAACCTTGAATTACCATTCCCTAACGAGAGCTTCATAAGTGAGGACTAA